The Pseudomonas azotoformans genome has a segment encoding these proteins:
- a CDS encoding BatD family protein: protein MKRYWGVLLLVSGPLWAAEPQLRVNAQLIPGASVVVGEQLQVQVDVLTDTWFTAAATLPDLKLAGARVQQPGGEAEHTTQVIDGQTFYGMRYAYLITPTTAQHFSVPALTVSAQPGQASAPLSAQSAPLTFEAVQPSGFAPGEPVLVASGLRLNQTLAAGDLKVGDSVTRTVTLQADNTPGLSLPPPAAADISGLRRYPQAPAISNLDDGRGTVTGGQRIDHLVYRVEKGGHYTLPALQLKWWDSRNHRLQIAQLPALTFKAQATRAYTPTFSVTDDLKALGQHARWQLSRHLLGWMAAIVVLVLAAYLIRTLWPRLRSLWRKAWPALRWACRQLRLVPLNPRHEKDFP, encoded by the coding sequence ATGAAGCGCTACTGGGGCGTGTTGCTGTTGGTGTCGGGGCCGTTATGGGCGGCCGAACCGCAATTACGGGTGAACGCGCAATTGATCCCCGGTGCATCAGTCGTCGTGGGCGAGCAGTTGCAGGTACAGGTGGATGTGCTGACGGATACCTGGTTCACCGCCGCCGCGACATTGCCGGACCTGAAACTGGCGGGCGCGCGCGTACAGCAACCGGGGGGCGAGGCCGAGCACACCACACAGGTGATCGACGGGCAAACCTTCTACGGGATGCGCTACGCCTACCTGATCACGCCGACGACGGCGCAACACTTCAGCGTGCCCGCGCTGACGGTGAGTGCCCAACCGGGCCAGGCCAGCGCGCCATTGAGTGCGCAGAGTGCGCCGCTGACCTTCGAGGCCGTCCAGCCGTCAGGGTTTGCGCCCGGCGAGCCCGTGTTGGTCGCCAGTGGCCTGCGCTTGAACCAGACACTTGCGGCCGGCGATCTCAAGGTTGGCGACAGCGTGACCCGTACAGTGACCCTTCAAGCCGACAACACGCCAGGGCTGTCGCTGCCACCGCCTGCTGCGGCTGACATCAGCGGGCTGCGCCGATACCCGCAGGCGCCTGCCATCAGCAACCTGGATGACGGACGCGGCACCGTCACCGGCGGCCAACGCATCGATCACTTGGTGTATCGCGTGGAAAAAGGCGGCCATTACACCCTGCCCGCCCTCCAGCTGAAATGGTGGGACAGCCGCAACCATCGCCTGCAAATCGCGCAGTTACCCGCGCTGACATTCAAGGCCCAGGCTACCCGCGCCTACACGCCGACCTTTTCCGTCACCGACGACCTCAAGGCGCTCGGGCAGCACGCACGCTGGCAGCTGTCGCGGCATTTGCTGGGATGGATGGCGGCCATCGTCGTGCTGGTGCTGGCGGCTTATCTGATCCGTACCCTATGGCCCCGCCTGCGGTCATTGTGGCGAAAGGCATGGCCAGCATTGCGCTGGGCCTGTCGTCAACTACGCTTGGTTCCACTGAACCCTCGTCACGAAAAGGACTTCCCATGA
- a CDS encoding HAD family hydrolase, whose translation MTSLRSALPLLLLLSLPALAADPLPSWNEGPNKKQIIEFVQVVTAEGSKDYVKPAERIAVFDNDGTLWTEQPAYFEVLFAFDEVKRLAPQHPEWKTTQPFQAVLEGDHKALAAAGMDGLLKIIGATHTGVSTEAFIDNARNWLKQARHPKTGKPFDQMIYQPMLEMLDYLRSQQFKTYIVSGGDTAFMRAFAEEVYGVPPEQVIGSNFVTQLQLKDGKPQVLRTAKLAHNDDGPGKPESIDAIIGRRPILAFGNSDGDLQMLQWTAAGPGKRLMGLVHHTDAQREWAYDRNSQVGRLDKALDLAKQQQWTVVDMASDWGRIYPFDPAVQVKVQ comes from the coding sequence ATGACGTCGCTGCGTTCTGCCCTGCCCCTTCTCCTCCTCTTGAGCCTGCCTGCCCTGGCGGCCGATCCGCTGCCGTCATGGAACGAAGGCCCGAACAAAAAGCAGATCATTGAGTTCGTCCAGGTGGTGACCGCCGAAGGCTCCAAGGACTACGTGAAGCCCGCCGAACGCATCGCCGTGTTCGACAACGACGGCACGCTGTGGACCGAGCAACCGGCGTACTTCGAAGTGCTGTTCGCCTTTGACGAGGTCAAGCGCCTGGCGCCGCAGCATCCGGAATGGAAAACTACGCAGCCCTTCCAGGCCGTGCTCGAAGGCGACCACAAGGCCCTTGCCGCTGCCGGCATGGACGGCTTGTTGAAAATCATCGGCGCCACCCACACTGGGGTCAGCACCGAAGCCTTCATCGACAACGCCAGGAACTGGCTCAAGCAGGCCCGTCACCCCAAGACCGGCAAGCCGTTCGACCAGATGATCTACCAGCCCATGCTGGAAATGCTCGACTACCTGCGCAGTCAGCAATTCAAGACCTACATCGTCTCCGGGGGCGATACCGCCTTCATGCGCGCCTTCGCCGAAGAGGTGTATGGCGTGCCGCCTGAGCAGGTGATCGGCTCCAACTTCGTCACCCAACTCCAGCTCAAGGACGGCAAGCCGCAAGTGCTGCGCACCGCCAAGCTGGCACACAACGACGACGGCCCAGGCAAGCCGGAAAGCATCGACGCCATCATCGGGCGTCGGCCGATCCTGGCCTTCGGCAACTCCGACGGCGACCTGCAAATGCTGCAATGGACCGCCGCCGGCCCTGGCAAACGCTTGATGGGCCTGGTGCATCACACCGATGCCCAGCGCGAATGGGCCTACGACCGCAATTCTCAGGTGGGGCGCCTGGACAAGGCACTGGACCTGGCCAAGCAACAGCAGTGGACCGTGGTGGATATGGCAAGCGACTGGGGCCGTATCTATCCGTTCGATCCAGCTGTGCAAGTGAAGGTGCAATAA
- a CDS encoding arylsulfatase produces the protein MTRIRKWLPKLALVAVSVIGASASAWAAEKPNILVIFGDDIGQTNISAYSMGVVGYKTPNIDRIAKEGMMFTDYYAENSCTAGRSSFITGQTPLRTGLSKVGAPGASVGLQKRDITIAQALKSLGYATGQFGKNHLGDKDEYLPTNHGFDEFFGNLYHLNAEEEPERPYWPKDDAEFVKANSPRGVIHSFADGKIEDTGALTTKRMETIDDETTAAAQAFIKKQAEANKPFFVWMNTTRMHLFTHVRESMKGQSGMPGNEYADGMVEHDGDVGKLLQTLDDLKIADNTIVVYTTDNGPNQFSWPDAATTPFRNEKNSNWEGAYRVPAMIRWPGKIKPAEVSNEMFSGMDWFPTLLAAAGDSDVKGKLLKGWAPVTGGSNFKVHLDGFNQLPYLTGQEPKGARDEFYYFNDDGVLVSARFGNWKAVYCEQRAPGGFKVWSEPFVCLRVPKILNLRMDPYERADVVSDQYYDWSTKNVYLVAVAVTKSAKFLETFIEYPPSQKPASFSIDQIRAGVDAKIAEKMKAQPAP, from the coding sequence ATGACTCGCATACGTAAGTGGCTGCCGAAACTCGCCCTGGTGGCGGTTTCGGTGATCGGCGCCTCGGCATCCGCCTGGGCGGCCGAAAAGCCGAATATCCTGGTGATCTTCGGCGATGACATCGGGCAAACCAATATCAGCGCCTATTCCATGGGCGTGGTTGGCTACAAGACCCCGAATATCGACCGTATCGCCAAAGAAGGCATGATGTTCACCGACTACTACGCGGAGAACAGCTGCACCGCGGGGCGTTCGTCCTTCATCACTGGCCAGACGCCGTTGCGCACGGGCCTGTCGAAGGTGGGCGCCCCCGGTGCATCGGTGGGTTTGCAAAAACGCGATATCACCATTGCCCAGGCGCTTAAATCCCTGGGGTATGCCACCGGGCAATTCGGCAAGAACCACTTGGGCGACAAGGACGAATACCTGCCGACCAACCACGGTTTCGACGAGTTTTTCGGCAACCTCTATCACCTCAACGCCGAGGAAGAGCCGGAACGTCCCTATTGGCCCAAGGACGATGCGGAGTTCGTCAAGGCTAACTCCCCGCGCGGGGTGATCCACAGCTTCGCCGATGGCAAGATCGAAGACACCGGCGCCTTGACCACCAAGCGCATGGAAACCATCGACGACGAAACCACCGCGGCGGCCCAGGCGTTCATCAAGAAACAAGCCGAAGCCAACAAACCGTTCTTCGTGTGGATGAACACCACGCGCATGCACTTGTTCACCCATGTACGCGAATCGATGAAGGGCCAGAGCGGCATGCCCGGCAACGAATACGCGGACGGCATGGTGGAGCACGACGGTGACGTGGGCAAACTCCTGCAAACCCTCGACGACCTGAAGATCGCCGACAACACCATCGTGGTCTACACCACCGATAACGGGCCGAACCAGTTCTCTTGGCCGGACGCGGCGACGACGCCGTTCCGTAACGAGAAGAACTCCAACTGGGAAGGTGCCTATCGAGTGCCGGCGATGATTCGTTGGCCGGGCAAGATCAAGCCCGCCGAGGTCTCCAACGAGATGTTCTCGGGCATGGACTGGTTCCCCACGCTGCTGGCCGCAGCCGGTGACAGTGACGTGAAAGGCAAGTTGCTCAAGGGCTGGGCTCCCGTGACCGGAGGCAGCAACTTCAAGGTGCATCTGGATGGGTTCAACCAACTGCCCTACCTGACCGGCCAAGAACCGAAGGGCGCACGCGACGAGTTCTACTACTTCAACGATGACGGGGTCTTGGTGTCCGCGCGTTTTGGCAACTGGAAGGCGGTGTATTGCGAACAGCGGGCACCGGGTGGGTTCAAGGTGTGGAGCGAGCCGTTCGTGTGCCTGCGGGTGCCGAAGATCCTCAACCTGCGCATGGACCCTTATGAGCGGGCTGATGTGGTCTCCGATCAGTATTACGACTGGAGCACCAAAAACGTCTATCTGGTCGCGGTGGCGGTGACCAAATCGGCCAAGTTCCTCGAAACCTTTATCGAGTACCCGCCCAGCCAGAAACCGGCCAGCTTCAGTATCGACCAGATTCGAGCGGGCGTGGATGCGAAGATTGCCGAGAAGATGAAAGCGCAACCTGCGCCATAG
- a CDS encoding fused MFS/spermidine synthase: MLSRTASKPIETTATLSILIPALLLFLSGGAALVYQVLWIKQLSLVVGVEVYAITAGISAFFAGLALGGWLFGRLADRFARPLLLYAGLELLVALLGVGATLALGVAAEPFAWLEHRIGLLAWALPFALVGLPAVLMGGTLPVLVRSLGIDAKGLSQAGGRLYAANTAGAIVGTLLTAFVLIAQFGVRSSALVAAALNLLAAVGAVLAVRHQAPVEIAPARLVQPARLALVLYAIAGGVALGYEVVWSQSIVQFMSTRTYAFAVVLATYLTGLFIGSQLMSGRVERLRDPWGVFGLLIAGAGLVALLEIALLGRWLVLLQTQAEALVLGLGASELPGMSARFAVAALCIVFVPTLLLGAAFPVALRLSVGNRHVGRDVGAVVAFNTLGGIIGVMLCGFVLIPWLGLVRTLGVLAVVAGVVGYLAVRRGQGVKKGRRQAVIALGLVSLAVALLTPMDRLAKLLPGARNASLAFYQEGRGATVAVVTQGQGARAFQRLYIQGVSNTGDAMPSLRYMRVQALLPLLIHNAEPKSALVIGFGTGITAGALLRYPGLEHRVVAELLPAVVQAAPLFKGNFNAASDPGIDLRLRDGRQELLRNPQAYDLITLEPPPPSAAGVVNLYSQDFYDLAATRLEKNGLLAQWLPLPTQNIDDSRALVRSFLNVFPYASLWTSEFHEMLLVGSLEPITLDVQRIRQRFEDQGVRSALADVGIDSAATLLATWVTDRQGLERFAGDTLPVTDDQPRIEYAPWVRSKEITRVLPALLDLRVPVPLIHADETFARTLAAEQQRLMQFYRASLHAYDGDRDAWGRDMREVIRGDGANPYFRWFGGQ; this comes from the coding sequence ATGTTGTCACGCACCGCCAGCAAGCCCATTGAAACCACCGCAACCCTCTCGATCCTGATCCCCGCCCTCCTCCTGTTCCTCTCCGGCGGTGCGGCCTTGGTGTATCAGGTGCTATGGATCAAGCAACTGTCCCTGGTGGTGGGCGTCGAGGTGTATGCAATTACCGCTGGCATCAGTGCGTTTTTTGCCGGGCTGGCATTGGGCGGCTGGCTGTTCGGACGTTTGGCGGACCGCTTCGCGCGGCCGCTGTTGTTGTATGCAGGTCTGGAATTACTGGTTGCTTTGCTCGGGGTGGGCGCAACGCTGGCCCTGGGCGTGGCGGCCGAACCGTTTGCCTGGTTGGAACACCGCATTGGCCTGCTGGCCTGGGCGTTGCCGTTTGCCCTGGTCGGGCTGCCGGCGGTGTTGATGGGCGGCACGTTGCCGGTACTGGTGCGCTCGCTGGGCATCGACGCCAAGGGCTTGAGCCAGGCGGGTGGACGCCTCTACGCGGCCAACACCGCCGGGGCGATTGTCGGGACGTTGCTCACGGCATTTGTATTGATTGCCCAGTTTGGCGTGCGCAGCAGTGCGCTTGTGGCGGCGGCGTTGAATCTGCTCGCTGCGGTGGGGGCAGTGTTGGCGGTGCGTCATCAAGCGCCTGTTGAGATCGCGCCGGCGCGCCTTGTGCAACCGGCGCGACTGGCATTGGTGCTGTACGCCATCGCCGGTGGCGTTGCCCTCGGGTATGAAGTGGTGTGGTCGCAGTCCATCGTGCAATTCATGAGTACCCGCACGTATGCGTTCGCCGTGGTACTTGCCACCTACCTCACCGGGTTGTTCATCGGCAGCCAGTTGATGTCAGGTCGTGTAGAACGTCTTCGCGATCCCTGGGGCGTGTTCGGCCTGCTGATCGCGGGTGCAGGCTTGGTGGCGCTGCTGGAAATCGCCCTGTTGGGGCGCTGGCTGGTACTGCTGCAAACCCAGGCTGAAGCACTGGTGCTGGGCCTGGGCGCAAGCGAACTGCCGGGCATGAGCGCACGTTTTGCGGTGGCGGCACTGTGCATCGTGTTTGTGCCGACCTTGCTGCTGGGCGCAGCGTTTCCCGTGGCGTTGCGCTTGAGTGTGGGCAATCGGCATGTCGGCCGTGACGTCGGCGCGGTGGTGGCCTTCAACACCTTGGGCGGGATTATCGGGGTGATGCTGTGCGGCTTTGTGCTGATCCCGTGGTTGGGGTTGGTACGGACCTTGGGCGTGTTGGCGGTGGTGGCTGGCGTCGTGGGGTATCTGGCGGTACGCCGTGGCCAGGGTGTTAAAAAAGGTCGGCGGCAAGCGGTGATTGCACTGGGGTTGGTGTCGCTAGCGGTCGCACTGCTGACCCCAATGGATCGCTTGGCCAAATTGCTGCCTGGTGCACGCAACGCCAGCCTGGCGTTTTACCAGGAAGGCCGTGGCGCGACGGTGGCAGTCGTTACCCAGGGCCAAGGAGCGCGGGCGTTTCAGCGGCTGTATATCCAGGGCGTCTCCAACACGGGAGACGCCATGCCGTCGCTGCGTTATATGCGGGTCCAGGCGCTGTTGCCGCTGCTGATTCACAACGCCGAGCCCAAGTCTGCACTGGTGATCGGCTTCGGCACCGGCATCACGGCGGGTGCGCTATTGCGCTATCCAGGCCTGGAACATCGGGTGGTCGCTGAACTCCTGCCAGCGGTGGTGCAAGCCGCCCCCTTGTTCAAAGGCAACTTCAATGCCGCCAGCGATCCAGGCATCGACTTGCGCTTGCGCGACGGTCGCCAGGAACTGCTGCGCAACCCGCAAGCCTACGACCTGATCACCCTGGAACCCCCGCCACCCTCCGCTGCCGGCGTGGTGAACCTGTATTCCCAGGACTTCTATGACTTAGCGGCGACGCGCCTCGAGAAAAACGGCTTGCTCGCCCAATGGCTGCCGCTGCCGACGCAAAACATCGACGACTCCCGCGCCTTGGTGCGCAGCTTCCTCAACGTGTTCCCGTACGCGTCGCTGTGGACCAGCGAGTTCCATGAGATGCTGCTGGTGGGCTCCCTGGAGCCGATCACCCTGGATGTACAACGCATACGCCAACGATTTGAGGATCAGGGCGTGCGCAGCGCCCTGGCGGACGTGGGTATCGATTCGGCGGCGACTCTGCTGGCAACCTGGGTCACTGATCGCCAGGGCCTTGAACGATTTGCCGGGGATACGTTGCCGGTCACCGACGATCAACCGCGCATTGAGTACGCGCCGTGGGTGCGCAGCAAGGAAATCACCCGCGTACTGCCGGCCTTGCTCGATCTGCGCGTGCCCGTGCCGCTGATCCATGCGGATGAGACTTTCGCTCGCACACTGGCTGCCGAGCAGCAACGCCTGATGCAGTTCTACCGCGCCAGCCTGCATGCCTACGACGGCGACCGGGATGCCTGGGGGCGGGATATGCGAGAGGTCATACGCGGGGACGGCGCCAATCCCTATTTCCGTTGGTTTGGCGGTCAGTGA
- a CDS encoding DUF3313 domain-containing protein, with amino-acid sequence MKLRLMISTLCVASVAMAGCASKVTSPDEYSGFLSDYSQLKEAKSPSGAEVMRWVDPKLDLSRYHAVFVEPTQFYPKPQATAKIPESTLNGINTYYNQALKRELEKSLPLANAPGPGVIVVRAAITAVSSKTEGLAPYEYIPVALVVATVSTASGHRDQETTLGTEAQFLDGANGKVIAQVVRKGTGKPLANESQVMKADDVKSVIDGWASDLHQSYVKLKH; translated from the coding sequence ATGAAACTAAGGCTAATGATCAGCACGCTGTGCGTGGCGTCGGTCGCCATGGCAGGTTGTGCCAGCAAGGTCACTTCACCGGATGAGTACTCCGGCTTTCTCTCCGACTACAGCCAACTCAAGGAAGCCAAGTCGCCTTCGGGAGCCGAGGTGATGCGTTGGGTCGATCCCAAGCTGGACCTCAGCCGCTACCACGCGGTGTTCGTCGAACCGACCCAGTTCTACCCCAAGCCCCAGGCTACCGCGAAAATCCCGGAAAGCACCCTGAACGGCATCAACACCTATTACAACCAGGCGCTCAAGCGTGAGCTGGAAAAATCCTTGCCGCTGGCCAATGCGCCCGGGCCGGGTGTCATCGTCGTGCGGGCGGCGATCACCGCCGTGAGCAGCAAGACCGAAGGCCTTGCTCCGTATGAATACATCCCCGTAGCGCTGGTCGTCGCGACGGTCAGCACCGCGTCCGGCCATCGTGACCAGGAAACCACCCTGGGCACCGAGGCGCAGTTCCTCGACGGCGCCAACGGCAAGGTGATCGCTCAGGTGGTGCGCAAAGGCACTGGCAAGCCGCTGGCCAATGAGTCCCAGGTAATGAAGGCCGACGATGTGAAAAGCGTGATCGACGGCTGGGCGTCGGACTTGCATCAGTCATACGTCAAGCTCAAACACTAG
- a CDS encoding tetratricopeptide repeat protein — MPKPKKQHAAPHRESPRRYLYPVLIVLLLLAMAGVWFFLQASTPRLPTPVVAAKPVVMPPATLVDEQQCQGCHQAQAKDWQGSHHQLAMQLATPQTVPADFNDASFTGEGETTRFFRRGDDFWVNTPGSDGKLADFKVAYTFGIAPLQQYLIDVGGGRLQALGVAWDTPQNRWFHLYPGQGVNFKNPLHWSKPSQNANFMCVECHTTGYKRNFDAQNNTFDSQWNSLGVGCQACHGPASNHLQWAAKKGDLLHAGFAVDLKDKDATVELETCARCHARRAPLGDGYTVGKRLMDDYLPSVLTRELYALDGKIKDEVFEHGSFAQSKMAEKGVRCSNCHNPHSNELKAPGNAVCLQCHNTAGKTSITTVDGRGLQAKNYDSPEHTGKPGAFCVDCHMPGKVYMGNDLRHDHSFSIPAGARDVLKAPTYAESMVLIRGGQTGAAQALYDQLARNNLPAIQRATLLVELPNYPSEQALTLATKDLLHPAPQVRESAVRAVSALLPPAERVTLYAPLLRDPVRAVRIIAARDLLSVPGQGPAWDSAIAEYEQVQSSLLERAEANLNLAMLYQASGRGDKVEAQLRTALLRDPDFFPALVTLAQWLEANGRTPEARGLIADELARHPDAALLQHTQGLMLIRSGDTAKAMPHLRNAARLEPANGQFTFVLAVALHDSGRVDEACQQLENLLKRQPYHRNARLSLIQYYLENGQEPKAQVVMQRWKKLNPGDPALK; from the coding sequence ATGCCCAAGCCAAAAAAACAACACGCCGCGCCCCACCGTGAATCACCCCGTCGCTACCTCTACCCCGTTTTGATTGTGTTGCTGTTGTTGGCCATGGCAGGGGTCTGGTTCTTCCTGCAGGCCAGTACGCCTCGGTTGCCGACGCCGGTGGTAGCCGCCAAGCCGGTGGTCATGCCCCCGGCCACCCTGGTCGATGAGCAACAGTGTCAAGGCTGCCACCAAGCCCAGGCCAAGGATTGGCAAGGCTCGCACCATCAACTGGCGATGCAATTGGCCACGCCGCAGACCGTGCCGGCGGACTTCAACGATGCGAGCTTTACCGGCGAAGGTGAGACCACGCGGTTCTTCCGCCGGGGCGATGATTTCTGGGTCAACACACCAGGCAGCGACGGCAAGCTGGCCGACTTCAAGGTGGCCTACACCTTTGGCATCGCACCGTTACAGCAATACCTGATCGACGTCGGAGGCGGTCGCCTGCAAGCCCTCGGCGTGGCTTGGGATACCCCACAAAACCGCTGGTTTCACCTGTATCCCGGCCAGGGCGTGAACTTCAAGAACCCGCTGCACTGGAGCAAACCCAGCCAGAACGCCAACTTCATGTGCGTGGAATGCCACACCACTGGCTACAAACGTAATTTCGATGCACAGAACAACACCTTCGACAGTCAATGGAACAGCCTCGGTGTCGGCTGCCAGGCGTGCCATGGCCCGGCGTCCAACCACCTGCAATGGGCCGCGAAAAAAGGCGACCTGCTGCACGCAGGCTTCGCCGTGGACCTCAAAGACAAGGACGCCACCGTCGAACTGGAAACCTGCGCCCGCTGCCATGCACGCCGTGCGCCCCTGGGCGATGGCTATACCGTGGGCAAACGCCTGATGGACGACTACCTGCCCAGCGTGCTGACCCGTGAGCTGTATGCCCTGGACGGCAAAATCAAGGATGAGGTGTTCGAACACGGCTCCTTCGCTCAAAGCAAAATGGCCGAGAAAGGCGTGCGTTGCAGCAACTGCCATAACCCCCACAGCAATGAACTCAAGGCGCCAGGCAATGCGGTGTGCCTGCAATGCCATAACACCGCCGGTAAAACCTCGATCACCACAGTGGATGGGCGCGGGCTACAGGCCAAAAACTACGATTCTCCTGAACACACCGGTAAACCGGGCGCGTTCTGCGTTGACTGCCATATGCCAGGCAAAGTCTATATGGGCAACGACTTGCGTCATGACCACAGCTTCAGCATCCCTGCCGGGGCAAGGGATGTACTCAAGGCACCCACTTACGCCGAGAGCATGGTGTTGATTCGCGGCGGCCAAACCGGTGCGGCCCAGGCGCTGTATGACCAACTGGCTCGCAACAATCTACCGGCCATCCAACGCGCGACGCTGTTGGTCGAACTGCCCAACTATCCCAGTGAACAGGCGTTGACACTGGCGACCAAGGACCTCCTCCACCCTGCCCCGCAAGTGCGGGAAAGTGCCGTGCGTGCCGTCAGCGCCCTGCTGCCGCCAGCGGAACGCGTCACCCTGTACGCGCCCTTGCTCAGGGATCCCGTGCGCGCCGTGCGGATCATTGCCGCGCGGGACTTGTTGAGTGTGCCCGGCCAAGGGCCCGCCTGGGACAGCGCCATCGCTGAATACGAACAGGTGCAATCAAGCCTGCTGGAGCGCGCCGAAGCCAACCTCAACCTGGCGATGCTCTACCAGGCCAGCGGCCGTGGCGACAAAGTGGAAGCGCAATTGCGCACGGCGCTGCTACGCGACCCGGATTTCTTCCCGGCGCTGGTCACCCTGGCGCAGTGGCTGGAAGCCAACGGCCGTACGCCAGAAGCACGCGGCCTGATTGCTGATGAGTTGGCCCGGCACCCAGACGCCGCACTGTTACAGCACACCCAGGGCTTGATGCTGATTCGCTCGGGCGACACGGCAAAAGCCATGCCCCACCTGCGCAACGCCGCCCGCCTGGAGCCTGCCAACGGTCAGTTCACCTTTGTGCTGGCGGTGGCGTTGCATGACAGCGGCCGTGTCGACGAAGCCTGCCAGCAACTGGAAAACCTGCTCAAGCGCCAGCCGTATCACCGTAATGCGCGGCTGTCGTTGATCCAGTACTACCTGGAAAACGGTCAGGAGCCCAAGGCGCAGGTAGTGATGCAACGTTGGAAAAAGCTCAACCCTGGTGATCCAGCGCTTAAATAA
- the ccoN gene encoding cytochrome-c oxidase, cbb3-type subunit I, with the protein MSTATIGQAYNYKVVRQFVIATIVWGVVGMAMGVWIASQLVWPEMNLDLPWTTFGRLRPLHTSLVIFGFAGSAQFAASYYAVQRTCQVRLFSDKLAAFTFWGWQSVIVIMLISLPLGYTTTKEYAEIEFSGAVWMAVVWVAYAIVFFTTVVRRKTQHIYVGNWFFGAFILVIAMLHVVNHLAIPVDWFKSYPVYSGATDAMVQWWYGHNAVGFFLTTGFLGMMYYFVPKQVGRPVYSYRLSIVHFWALITLYIWAGPHHLHYTALPDWAQSLGMAMSLILLAPSWGGMINGMMTLSGAWHKLRTDPILRFLVLSLAFYGMSTFEGPMMAIKTVNALSHYTDWTIGHVHAGALGWVAMITFGSLYHMIPKVFGREQMHSVPLINLHFWLATIGTVLYIASMWVNGITQGLMWRAVNDDGTLTYSFVEALQASHPGFVVRFAGGVFFLTGMVLMAYNTWRTVRVADVKMAQRDARIA; encoded by the coding sequence ATGAGCACAGCAACAATCGGGCAGGCCTATAACTATAAAGTCGTCCGCCAATTTGTTATCGCCACTATCGTCTGGGGCGTGGTGGGCATGGCCATGGGCGTGTGGATCGCCTCGCAACTGGTGTGGCCGGAAATGAACCTGGACCTGCCCTGGACCACCTTTGGCCGTTTGCGGCCCTTACACACCAGCCTGGTGATCTTCGGTTTTGCCGGCAGCGCGCAGTTTGCCGCCAGCTACTACGCGGTACAGCGCACCTGCCAGGTGCGCTTGTTTTCCGACAAGCTGGCAGCCTTTACCTTCTGGGGCTGGCAGTCAGTGATCGTGATCATGCTGATCAGCTTGCCGCTGGGCTACACCACCACCAAGGAATACGCCGAGATCGAGTTCTCCGGCGCGGTGTGGATGGCTGTGGTTTGGGTGGCCTATGCCATTGTGTTTTTCACCACCGTGGTGCGACGCAAAACCCAACATATTTACGTGGGCAACTGGTTTTTCGGCGCCTTTATCTTGGTGATCGCCATGTTGCACGTGGTCAACCACTTGGCGATCCCGGTGGATTGGTTCAAGTCGTACCCGGTGTATTCCGGGGCCACCGATGCGATGGTGCAGTGGTGGTACGGACACAACGCCGTAGGGTTTTTCCTGACCACCGGTTTTTTGGGGATGATGTATTACTTCGTGCCGAAACAAGTCGGACGCCCGGTGTACTCCTATCGTCTTTCCATCGTGCACTTCTGGGCGTTGATCACCCTGTATATCTGGGCTGGCCCGCATCACCTGCACTACACCGCCCTGCCGGATTGGGCGCAGTCATTGGGCATGGCCATGTCGCTGATTCTGCTGGCACCGAGCTGGGGCGGGATGATCAACGGCATGATGACCTTGTCCGGCGCCTGGCATAAGTTGCGCACCGACCCGATCCTGCGGTTCCTGGTGCTGTCCCTGGCGTTCTACGGCATGTCGACGTTCGAAGGGCCGATGATGGCGATCAAGACCGTCAACGCCCTGTCCCACTACACCGACTGGACCATCGGCCACGTACACGCCGGGGCCCTGGGATGGGTGGCGATGATCACCTTTGGCTCGCTGTACCACATGATCCCCAAAGTGTTCGGGCGCGAGCAGATGCACAGTGTGCCGCTGATCAACCTGCACTTCTGGCTCGCGACTATCGGCACCGTGCTGTACATCGCGTCGATGTGGGTCAACGGCATCACCCAAGGCCTGATGTGGCGGGCGGTCAACGATGACGGCACCCTCACCTATTCCTTTGTCGAAGCCTTGCAGGCCAGCCATCCGGGGTTTGTGGTGCGGTTTGCCGGGGGCGTGTTCTTTCTTACGGGGATGGTGCTGATGGCCTACAACACTTGGCGCACGGTGCGAGTCGCGGACGTGAAAATGGCGCAGCGCGATGCGCGGATCGCCTGA
- a CDS encoding cbb3-type cytochrome c oxidase subunit 3 produces MWGLLMVVCLYGAVEYCLRGQSDKSLDDASLMPFADDPEVARRVERATGKRINAVAPEEAKPGWINLDM; encoded by the coding sequence ATGTGGGGCCTGCTGATGGTGGTGTGCCTGTACGGCGCGGTGGAGTATTGCCTGCGCGGCCAGTCGGACAAAAGCCTGGACGACGCCAGCCTGATGCCCTTTGCCGATGACCCGGAGGTGGCGCGGCGCGTGGAGCGGGCGACCGGCAAGCGGATCAACGCGGTGGCACCGGAGGAAGCCAAGCCGGGTTGGATCAACCTGGACATGTGA